One region of Cheilinus undulatus linkage group 4, ASM1832078v1, whole genome shotgun sequence genomic DNA includes:
- the LOC121507889 gene encoding meiosis regulator and mRNA stability factor 1 isoform X6, with protein sequence MEGLGKDSSICSTRPLPWLSHSKTEPSTLLWKFKDCFSSNETNSLHHKDKEHNYMDNRKAALELKDVPPPPQHTSSSQSSQPFSLAPLPLPPPCLPLPQLTQDPHQQQLPPQQQPEGTSPKPINGLSESDKAWPNVPLPQTAPVQIPICNGCGTSSDGIMLLQSTSLSKTGQKYGSPETCVPENIPPVGVFWDIENCSVPSGRSAGAVVQRIRSRFFQGHREAEFICVCDISKESKAVIQELNNCQVTVAHINATAKNAADDKLRQSLRRFAETHTAPATVVLVSSDVNFASELSDLRHRHGFQVILVHGSHTSSALLQHAHCHVAFQEITADLPPRMPIKEQPSFNLLYVHNLPVNCDKSLRNAVKLRLRRLSDNCGGKVLGMSQGTAVLRFGSPEAAARARKRMENEDVFGRRISLSFSPRPRDDASPEPELQSRTHLLFQPQALPQTYQSQDSMFAPAPTISSFSFLPLEKPRSPRRPRRTTRHYNNPGPLPERPYSPRRGCSGPPGGASAKPHQELSSLEVKPRMGLHHLEKGRAASTSPHSNDETESLERLSKQGFTGEPMYRKRREGSNPRSVTESPVEQMDRSSAEFQISTPSAFSKLNLHRSFSPLVLSQGSWSSRSVSPCLSSRSSPLLTAPRSPHPERPPEPFSDGAEIQVANLDYRMSRKDLQQTLRETFSRYGQVKAVELSPHTDYQLKATIQMLSLQQAISAISGLHRYKVGGKRIQVSLITGGSSKSLSMLGTEIITILQDSPASCLPLFKFTEIYEKKYSRKLVVGDLYKLPEVVAVREQGGSRLVCLLPSSQIRQSPLGSSQSQEGSSSASGSPVVFEELEYHDPVCRQHYKQQDFSEADFDPDSYKIPFVVTSLSTLASEIHSLLQSHEGTLPLLSFPDCYAAKFSPMQLGNESLEGGVPLEHLITCVPSITIVTAQNGFKVIKWIHNKPSAPNSEPWIQRCKSPVGNPQLIQFSREIIDLLKNQPSCIMPMSKFIPSYHHHFAKQCRVSDYGYSKLLELLEAVPHVLQILGMGTKRLLTLTHRAQVKRFTQDLLKLLKFQASKQVAITDFMQAYHWCFSRDWRVVDYGICDLMDLLNEIPDTTITITHQDTDTVISVPKRERTVEEMERTKQFGKEVVDLLRHQPHCRMPFSKFIPTYHHHFGRQCKLSYYGFTKLMELFEAIPDILMVLECGEEKVLTLTEVERIKALAAQLVKLLRAQKNCSLPVSQLLTEYSNTFGYGLRLQDYDASSLPALLSKLCHVVKVVDGSESREVQLINRKSLRSLTSQLLGLLMSQDDQQVTKGIRVEMLSQQYLSVHGALLNPCEYGFLSLSELLKSMPYLVELYHEERDDNSTAGNTASGRGEEWVRLTLLYQFARNVRALLHTYHYNQIFLTEFLGAYNKFTGCTLESRFYGYTSTDELLGAIPQVVWIKGHGHKRIIVLKNDMKARASTSSPSSPRPGESIGSPRDSPFSNSTSGAQSPAGDTVAESELLCLASPVDLLCGPVPSCLPSPQLHPDPVLLQRADLIHFEEKNPTAQTPVNNEAEVVTAVVADSTTDQHEQPGLVEDSAVSKLPVPPDMKTNLSMDSPGRRAMRSKIKLAANFSFPAGL encoded by the exons CCCATAAATGGTCTGTCAGAGTCAGACAAGGCATGGCCCAATGTTCCTTTGCCCCAGACTGCCCCTGTCCAGATCCCCATCTGTAATGGCTGTGGCACCTCCTCAGATGGCATTATGCTCCTGCAATCAACCAGCCTTAGCAAGACGGGCCAAAAGTATG GTTCTCCAGAGACTTGTGTTCCTGAAAACATCCCTCCAGTGGGTGTCTTTTGGGATATTGAAAACTGCAGCGTACCCAGTGGACGCTCTGCAGGAGCAGTGGTTCAGCGCATTCGCAGCCGATTCTTTCAGGGACACCGTGAGGCAGAATTCATTTGTGTCTGTGATATAAGCAAAGAGAGTAAAGCTGTCATCCAAGAGCTCAACAACTGCCAG GTCACTGTGGCACATATCAATGCCACAGCCAAGAATGCTGCAGATGATAAGCTTCGCCAGAGTCTGCGACGCTTTGCCGAGACCCACACTGCACCTGCAACAGTTGTACTGGTATCCT CGGATGTGAATTTTGCCAGTGAGCTGAGTGACTTGCGTCATCGCCATGGTTTCCAGGTTATCCTTGTCCATGGTAGCCATACATCTTCAGCCCTGCTACAGCATGCCCACTGCCATGTGGCCTTTCAGGAGATCACAGCTGATCTGCCACCTCGTATGCCTATCAAAGAACAG CCCAGTTTCAACCTCCTATATGTGCACAACCTCCCTGTCAACTGTGACAAGAGCCTGCGGAACGCTGTGAAGCTCAGGCTCCGCCGTCTGTCCGACAACTGTGGGGGCAAGGTGCTGGGCATGTCCCAGGGTACAGCAGTCCTGCGGTTTGGCAGCCCTGAGGCAGCTGCACGTGCCCGCAAGCGAATGGAAAATGAGGATGTGTTTGGTCGTCGAATCAGCCTCTCCTTCTCCCCACGGCCCAGAGATGATGCAAGTCCTGAACCCGAGCTTCAGTCTCGGACCCACCTCTTATTTCAGCCTCAGGCTCTTCCCCAGACTTATCAAAGCCAGGACTCAATGTTTGCCCCTGCCCCTACCATATCCTCCTTTTCCTTTCTGCCCCTGGAGAAGCCAAGGTCACCCAGGAGGCCAAGGCGAACAACCCGCCACTACAACAACCCAGGCCCCTTGCCTGAACGGCCCTACAGCCCCAGAAGAGGGTGCAGTGGGCCTCCCGGCGGTGCTTCAGCCAAGCCCCATCAG GAACTGAGTAGTTTGGAAGTTAAGCCAAGAATGGGCTTACACCACCTGGAGAAAGGACGTGCTGCTTCCACTTCGCCCCACAGTAATGATGAGACGGAGTCTTTGGAGAGGCTGTCCAAGCAAGGCTTTACTGGAGAACCCATGTACAGGAAAAG GAGAGAAGGCTCCAACCCACGCAGTGTCACTGAATCCCCTGTAGAACAAATGGACAGGAGCTCGGCAGAGTTCCAGATTAGCACACCGTCAGCGTTTAGCAAGTTGAATCTTCACAGGAGCTTCAGTCCCCTTGTCCTGTCCCAAGGTTCCTGGTCATCCAG GAGTGTGTCCCCCTGCTTGTCCAGCCGCTCCTCGCCACTCCTGACTGCACCTCGTAGCCCTCATCCAGAACGACCTCCTGAGCCTTTCTCAGATGGGGCAGAGATCCAGGTGGCCAACCTGGACTACAGAATGTCCCGCAAGGATTTGCAGCAGACGTTGCGTGAAACATTCTCCCGATATGGGCAG GTGAAAGCTGTGGAACTTAGCCCTCACACTGACTATCAGCTCAAGGCCACGATCCAGATGTTGTCCCTTCAGCAGGCCATAAGTGCAATCAGTGGTCTGCACCGTTATAAAGTTGGAGGAAAGCGCATTCAGGTGTCTCTGATCACTGGTGGCAGCAGTAAATCCCTCTCCATGCTCGG CACAGAGATCATCACCATACTTCAGGATTCACCTGCCAGCTGCCTTCCCCTATTCAAGTTCACAGAGATCTATGAGAAAAA ATATTCTCGTAAGCTGGTGGTTGGGGATCTGTACAAGCTACCAGAGGTGGTAGCAGTGCGGGAACAGGGAGGCTCAAGGCTTGTGTGCCTTCTTCCTAGCAGTCAAATTCGTCAGAGTCCCCTTGGATCTTCCCAGTCTCAGGAGGGCTCTTCCTCTGCTAGTGGAAGCCCTGTGGTGTTTGAGGAGTTGGAATACCATGACCCTGTCTGTAGACAACATTACAAACAGCAGGACTTCAG TGAGGCTGACTTTGACCCGGACTCCTATAAAATCCCTTTTGTTGTGACATCTCTAAGCACTTTGGCTTCTGAGATCCACAGTCTACTCCAGTCACACGAGGGAACTCTTCCGTTACTCAG cttTCCAGACTGCTATGCAGCCAAATTCAGTCCAATGCAGTTAGGAAATGAGTCACTGGAGGGAGGTGTACCCCTGGAGCATCTCATTACCTGTGTTCCCAGTATTACAATAGTAACAGCACAGAATGGCTTTAAAGTCATCAAATGGATCCACAACAAACCATCAGCACCAAACTCAG AACCATGGATACAGCGCTGCAAGAGTCCAGTTGGAAATCCCCAGCTCATCCAATTCAGCCGAGAGATTATTGACCTGTTGAAGAATCAGCCCTCATGCATCATGCCCATGAGCAAGTTCATTCCCTCATACCACCATCACTTTGCCAAACAATGTCGTGTCTCTGACTATGGTTACTCTAAGCTGCTGGAGCTGCTGGAGGCAGTGCCACATGTCCTGCAG atCTTGGGTATGGGTACGAAACGTCTACTCACCTTGACCCATCGTGCGCAAGTAAAGCGCTTCACTCAAGACCTGCTTAAACTGCTCAAATTTCAGGCTAGCAAACAAGTGGCGATAACGGACTTCATGCAAGCCTACCACTG GTGCTTCTCCAGAGACTGGAGGGTAGTTGACTATGGCATATGTGACCTAATGGATCTGCTGAATGAAATCCCTGACACCACCATCACTATTACACATCAAGACACAGACACGGTCATCTCTGTGCCCAAGAGAG AGCGAACAGTGGAGGAAATGGAGCGTACTAAGCAGTTTGGGAAGGAGGTGGTGGATCTTCTCCGTCACCAGCCTCACTGCAGAATGCCTTTCAGCAAGTTCATTCCCACCTATCACCATCATTTTGGCCGTCAGTGCAAGCTAAGCTACTATGGCTTTACTAAGCTTATGGAACTTTTTGAGGCAATTCCTGACATCCTAATG GTGTTGGAGTGTGGTGAGGAGAAAGTGCTGACTCTGACAGAAGTTGAGCGCATCAAGGCCCTAGCAGCTCAGTTGGTCAAGCTGCTTCGGGCTCAGAAAAACTGTAGCCTTCCTGTCAGCCAGCTGTTAACGGAGTACAGCAACACTTTCGGTTATGGTCTACGACTTCAAGACTATGATGCCAGCTCCCTGCCAGCTCTGCTGTCCAAACTCTGCCATGTAGTCAAG GTGGTGGATGGCTCTGAGAGTCGAGAAGTGCAATTAATCAACAGAAAGTCTCTGCGCTCCCTGACCTCTCAGTTACTGGGTCTGCTTATGTCCCAAGATGATCAACAAGTCACCAAGGGTATCAGAGTTGAAATGTTAAGCCAGCAATATCTGTCAGTCCATGGAGCCTTGCTCAATCCATGTGAATATGGGTTCCTCTCCCTCAGCGAGTTGCTTAAGAGCATGCCATACCTTGTTGAG tTGTACCACGAAGAAAGGGATGACAACAGCACAGCTGGTAACACTGCCAGTGGTCGTGGTGAGGAGTGGGTGAGGCTGACTTTGCTTTACCAGTTTGCCCGTAATGTACGTGCCCTCCTCCACACCTACCATTACAACCAGATCTTCTTGACTGAGTTCTTGGGGGCCTACAACAAATTTACAGGCTGCACTCTTGAATCTCGTTTCTATGGATACACCAGCACAGATGAGTTGCTTGGAGCCATTCCACAG GTGGTCTGGATCAAAGGTCATGGTCACAAGAGGATAATCGTGttaaaaaatgatatgaaaG cAAGAGCAAGCACTTCTTCCCCCAGCAGCCCCAGGCCAGGAGAGAGCATAGGGAGTCCGAGAGACAGCCCCTTTAGCAACTCAACATCTGGAGCTCAGAGCCCAG CTGGTGATACAGTGGCAGAATCAGAGCTACTATGCCTGGCATCACCAGTAGACCTGCTGTGTGGTCCTGTACCATCCTGCCTGCCTTCACCTCAACTCCACCCAGATCCCGTTCTCCTCCAGAGGGCGGACCTGATTCACTTTGAGGAGAAAAATCCAACAGCACAAACACCAG TGAATAATGAAGCTGAGGTGGTGACTGCAGTGGTTGCAGATAGCACTACTGATCAACACGAGCAGCCTGGTTTAGTAGAAGACTCTGCAGTGTCCAAACTTCCAGTGCCCCCTGACATGAAGACTAACTTGTCCATGGACAGTCCAGGCAGAAGAGCCATGCGCAGCAAAATAAAGTTAGCTGCAAACTTCTCATTCCCAGCAGGCCTCTGA
- the LOC121507889 gene encoding meiosis regulator and mRNA stability factor 1 isoform X8 gives MEGLGKDSSICSTRPLPWLSHSKTEPSTLLWKFKDCFSSNETNSLHHKDKEHNYMDNRKAALELKDVPPPPQHTSSSQSSQPFSLAPLPLPPPCLPLPQLTQDPHQQQLPPQQQPEGTSPKTAPVQIPICNGCGTSSDGIMLLQSTSLSKTGQKYGSPETCVPENIPPVGVFWDIENCSVPSGRSAGAVVQRIRSRFFQGHREAEFICVCDISKESKAVIQELNNCQVTVAHINATAKNAADDKLRQSLRRFAETHTAPATVVLVSSDVNFASELSDLRHRHGFQVILVHGSHTSSALLQHAHCHVAFQEITADLPPRMPIKEQPSFNLLYVHNLPVNCDKSLRNAVKLRLRRLSDNCGGKVLGMSQGTAVLRFGSPEAAARARKRMENEDVFGRRISLSFSPRPRDDASPEPELQSRTHLLFQPQALPQTYQSQDSMFAPAPTISSFSFLPLEKPRSPRRPRRTTRHYNNPGPLPERPYSPRRGCSGPPGGASAKPHQELSSLEVKPRMGLHHLEKGRAASTSPHSNDETESLERLSKQGFTGEPMYRKRREGSNPRSVTESPVEQMDRSSAEFQISTPSAFSKLNLHRSFSPLVLSQGSWSSRSVSPCLSSRSSPLLTAPRSPHPERPPEPFSDGAEIQVANLDYRMSRKDLQQTLRETFSRYGQVKAVELSPHTDYQLKATIQMLSLQQAISAISGLHRYKVGGKRIQVSLITGGSSKSLSMLGTEIITILQDSPASCLPLFKFTEIYEKKYSRKLVVGDLYKLPEVVAVREQGGSRLVCLLPSSQIRQSPLGSSQSQEGSSSASGSPVVFEELEYHDPVCRQHYKQQDFSEADFDPDSYKIPFVVTSLSTLASEIHSLLQSHEGTLPLLSFPDCYAAKFSPMQLGNESLEGGVPLEHLITCVPSITIVTAQNGFKVIKWIHNKPSAPNSEPWIQRCKSPVGNPQLIQFSREIIDLLKNQPSCIMPMSKFIPSYHHHFAKQCRVSDYGYSKLLELLEAVPHVLQILGMGTKRLLTLTHRAQVKRFTQDLLKLLKFQASKQVAITDFMQAYHWCFSRDWRVVDYGICDLMDLLNEIPDTTITITHQDTDTVISVPKRERTVEEMERTKQFGKEVVDLLRHQPHCRMPFSKFIPTYHHHFGRQCKLSYYGFTKLMELFEAIPDILMVLECGEEKVLTLTEVERIKALAAQLVKLLRAQKNCSLPVSQLLTEYSNTFGYGLRLQDYDASSLPALLSKLCHVVKVVDGSESREVQLINRKSLRSLTSQLLGLLMSQDDQQVTKGIRVEMLSQQYLSVHGALLNPCEYGFLSLSELLKSMPYLVELYHEERDDNSTAGNTASGRGEEWVRLTLLYQFARNVRALLHTYHYNQIFLTEFLGAYNKFTGCTLESRFYGYTSTDELLGAIPQVVWIKGHGHKRIIVLKNDMKARASTSSPSSPRPGESIGSPRDSPFSNSTSGAQSPAGDTVAESELLCLASPVDLLCGPVPSCLPSPQLHPDPVLLQRADLIHFEEKNPTAQTPVNNEAEVVTAVVADSTTDQHEQPGLVEDSAVSKLPVPPDMKTNLSMDSPGRRAMRSKIKLAANFSFPAGL, from the exons ACTGCCCCTGTCCAGATCCCCATCTGTAATGGCTGTGGCACCTCCTCAGATGGCATTATGCTCCTGCAATCAACCAGCCTTAGCAAGACGGGCCAAAAGTATG GTTCTCCAGAGACTTGTGTTCCTGAAAACATCCCTCCAGTGGGTGTCTTTTGGGATATTGAAAACTGCAGCGTACCCAGTGGACGCTCTGCAGGAGCAGTGGTTCAGCGCATTCGCAGCCGATTCTTTCAGGGACACCGTGAGGCAGAATTCATTTGTGTCTGTGATATAAGCAAAGAGAGTAAAGCTGTCATCCAAGAGCTCAACAACTGCCAG GTCACTGTGGCACATATCAATGCCACAGCCAAGAATGCTGCAGATGATAAGCTTCGCCAGAGTCTGCGACGCTTTGCCGAGACCCACACTGCACCTGCAACAGTTGTACTGGTATCCT CGGATGTGAATTTTGCCAGTGAGCTGAGTGACTTGCGTCATCGCCATGGTTTCCAGGTTATCCTTGTCCATGGTAGCCATACATCTTCAGCCCTGCTACAGCATGCCCACTGCCATGTGGCCTTTCAGGAGATCACAGCTGATCTGCCACCTCGTATGCCTATCAAAGAACAG CCCAGTTTCAACCTCCTATATGTGCACAACCTCCCTGTCAACTGTGACAAGAGCCTGCGGAACGCTGTGAAGCTCAGGCTCCGCCGTCTGTCCGACAACTGTGGGGGCAAGGTGCTGGGCATGTCCCAGGGTACAGCAGTCCTGCGGTTTGGCAGCCCTGAGGCAGCTGCACGTGCCCGCAAGCGAATGGAAAATGAGGATGTGTTTGGTCGTCGAATCAGCCTCTCCTTCTCCCCACGGCCCAGAGATGATGCAAGTCCTGAACCCGAGCTTCAGTCTCGGACCCACCTCTTATTTCAGCCTCAGGCTCTTCCCCAGACTTATCAAAGCCAGGACTCAATGTTTGCCCCTGCCCCTACCATATCCTCCTTTTCCTTTCTGCCCCTGGAGAAGCCAAGGTCACCCAGGAGGCCAAGGCGAACAACCCGCCACTACAACAACCCAGGCCCCTTGCCTGAACGGCCCTACAGCCCCAGAAGAGGGTGCAGTGGGCCTCCCGGCGGTGCTTCAGCCAAGCCCCATCAG GAACTGAGTAGTTTGGAAGTTAAGCCAAGAATGGGCTTACACCACCTGGAGAAAGGACGTGCTGCTTCCACTTCGCCCCACAGTAATGATGAGACGGAGTCTTTGGAGAGGCTGTCCAAGCAAGGCTTTACTGGAGAACCCATGTACAGGAAAAG GAGAGAAGGCTCCAACCCACGCAGTGTCACTGAATCCCCTGTAGAACAAATGGACAGGAGCTCGGCAGAGTTCCAGATTAGCACACCGTCAGCGTTTAGCAAGTTGAATCTTCACAGGAGCTTCAGTCCCCTTGTCCTGTCCCAAGGTTCCTGGTCATCCAG GAGTGTGTCCCCCTGCTTGTCCAGCCGCTCCTCGCCACTCCTGACTGCACCTCGTAGCCCTCATCCAGAACGACCTCCTGAGCCTTTCTCAGATGGGGCAGAGATCCAGGTGGCCAACCTGGACTACAGAATGTCCCGCAAGGATTTGCAGCAGACGTTGCGTGAAACATTCTCCCGATATGGGCAG GTGAAAGCTGTGGAACTTAGCCCTCACACTGACTATCAGCTCAAGGCCACGATCCAGATGTTGTCCCTTCAGCAGGCCATAAGTGCAATCAGTGGTCTGCACCGTTATAAAGTTGGAGGAAAGCGCATTCAGGTGTCTCTGATCACTGGTGGCAGCAGTAAATCCCTCTCCATGCTCGG CACAGAGATCATCACCATACTTCAGGATTCACCTGCCAGCTGCCTTCCCCTATTCAAGTTCACAGAGATCTATGAGAAAAA ATATTCTCGTAAGCTGGTGGTTGGGGATCTGTACAAGCTACCAGAGGTGGTAGCAGTGCGGGAACAGGGAGGCTCAAGGCTTGTGTGCCTTCTTCCTAGCAGTCAAATTCGTCAGAGTCCCCTTGGATCTTCCCAGTCTCAGGAGGGCTCTTCCTCTGCTAGTGGAAGCCCTGTGGTGTTTGAGGAGTTGGAATACCATGACCCTGTCTGTAGACAACATTACAAACAGCAGGACTTCAG TGAGGCTGACTTTGACCCGGACTCCTATAAAATCCCTTTTGTTGTGACATCTCTAAGCACTTTGGCTTCTGAGATCCACAGTCTACTCCAGTCACACGAGGGAACTCTTCCGTTACTCAG cttTCCAGACTGCTATGCAGCCAAATTCAGTCCAATGCAGTTAGGAAATGAGTCACTGGAGGGAGGTGTACCCCTGGAGCATCTCATTACCTGTGTTCCCAGTATTACAATAGTAACAGCACAGAATGGCTTTAAAGTCATCAAATGGATCCACAACAAACCATCAGCACCAAACTCAG AACCATGGATACAGCGCTGCAAGAGTCCAGTTGGAAATCCCCAGCTCATCCAATTCAGCCGAGAGATTATTGACCTGTTGAAGAATCAGCCCTCATGCATCATGCCCATGAGCAAGTTCATTCCCTCATACCACCATCACTTTGCCAAACAATGTCGTGTCTCTGACTATGGTTACTCTAAGCTGCTGGAGCTGCTGGAGGCAGTGCCACATGTCCTGCAG atCTTGGGTATGGGTACGAAACGTCTACTCACCTTGACCCATCGTGCGCAAGTAAAGCGCTTCACTCAAGACCTGCTTAAACTGCTCAAATTTCAGGCTAGCAAACAAGTGGCGATAACGGACTTCATGCAAGCCTACCACTG GTGCTTCTCCAGAGACTGGAGGGTAGTTGACTATGGCATATGTGACCTAATGGATCTGCTGAATGAAATCCCTGACACCACCATCACTATTACACATCAAGACACAGACACGGTCATCTCTGTGCCCAAGAGAG AGCGAACAGTGGAGGAAATGGAGCGTACTAAGCAGTTTGGGAAGGAGGTGGTGGATCTTCTCCGTCACCAGCCTCACTGCAGAATGCCTTTCAGCAAGTTCATTCCCACCTATCACCATCATTTTGGCCGTCAGTGCAAGCTAAGCTACTATGGCTTTACTAAGCTTATGGAACTTTTTGAGGCAATTCCTGACATCCTAATG GTGTTGGAGTGTGGTGAGGAGAAAGTGCTGACTCTGACAGAAGTTGAGCGCATCAAGGCCCTAGCAGCTCAGTTGGTCAAGCTGCTTCGGGCTCAGAAAAACTGTAGCCTTCCTGTCAGCCAGCTGTTAACGGAGTACAGCAACACTTTCGGTTATGGTCTACGACTTCAAGACTATGATGCCAGCTCCCTGCCAGCTCTGCTGTCCAAACTCTGCCATGTAGTCAAG GTGGTGGATGGCTCTGAGAGTCGAGAAGTGCAATTAATCAACAGAAAGTCTCTGCGCTCCCTGACCTCTCAGTTACTGGGTCTGCTTATGTCCCAAGATGATCAACAAGTCACCAAGGGTATCAGAGTTGAAATGTTAAGCCAGCAATATCTGTCAGTCCATGGAGCCTTGCTCAATCCATGTGAATATGGGTTCCTCTCCCTCAGCGAGTTGCTTAAGAGCATGCCATACCTTGTTGAG tTGTACCACGAAGAAAGGGATGACAACAGCACAGCTGGTAACACTGCCAGTGGTCGTGGTGAGGAGTGGGTGAGGCTGACTTTGCTTTACCAGTTTGCCCGTAATGTACGTGCCCTCCTCCACACCTACCATTACAACCAGATCTTCTTGACTGAGTTCTTGGGGGCCTACAACAAATTTACAGGCTGCACTCTTGAATCTCGTTTCTATGGATACACCAGCACAGATGAGTTGCTTGGAGCCATTCCACAG GTGGTCTGGATCAAAGGTCATGGTCACAAGAGGATAATCGTGttaaaaaatgatatgaaaG cAAGAGCAAGCACTTCTTCCCCCAGCAGCCCCAGGCCAGGAGAGAGCATAGGGAGTCCGAGAGACAGCCCCTTTAGCAACTCAACATCTGGAGCTCAGAGCCCAG CTGGTGATACAGTGGCAGAATCAGAGCTACTATGCCTGGCATCACCAGTAGACCTGCTGTGTGGTCCTGTACCATCCTGCCTGCCTTCACCTCAACTCCACCCAGATCCCGTTCTCCTCCAGAGGGCGGACCTGATTCACTTTGAGGAGAAAAATCCAACAGCACAAACACCAG TGAATAATGAAGCTGAGGTGGTGACTGCAGTGGTTGCAGATAGCACTACTGATCAACACGAGCAGCCTGGTTTAGTAGAAGACTCTGCAGTGTCCAAACTTCCAGTGCCCCCTGACATGAAGACTAACTTGTCCATGGACAGTCCAGGCAGAAGAGCCATGCGCAGCAAAATAAAGTTAGCTGCAAACTTCTCATTCCCAGCAGGCCTCTGA